In Asanoa sp. WMMD1127, one genomic interval encodes:
- a CDS encoding ABC transporter permease has protein sequence MSLRDLAYQDAANPWFSWDYIQTNSTTILDALGEHVTLTAEAVAVAAVVAIPMGVAAYWFRRLSGPILALSGVLYTIPSLALLAFIAPAVGPTKSTSVLIGLVLYALLLIVRNTLAGLTQVPREAQDAALGMGYSRWGRLLRVDLPLALPGIMTGLRLATVSTVALVTVGALIGKGGLGNLILGGFRNNFFKAEITTGTILCVLLALVLDLLLIGAGRLLTPWTRRAR, from the coding sequence ATGTCCCTCCGCGACCTGGCGTATCAGGATGCCGCCAATCCCTGGTTCTCCTGGGACTACATCCAGACAAACTCGACCACCATCCTTGACGCTCTTGGCGAGCATGTCACGTTGACGGCCGAAGCCGTGGCCGTGGCCGCGGTGGTGGCGATCCCCATGGGCGTGGCCGCGTACTGGTTCCGCCGGCTCAGCGGTCCGATCCTCGCGCTGTCCGGTGTCCTCTACACGATCCCGTCGCTGGCCCTGCTGGCGTTCATCGCGCCGGCGGTCGGGCCGACGAAGTCGACGTCGGTGCTGATCGGCCTGGTGCTCTACGCGCTGCTGTTGATCGTCCGCAACACGTTGGCCGGGCTCACCCAGGTGCCGCGGGAGGCGCAGGACGCCGCGCTCGGCATGGGCTACAGCCGGTGGGGCCGGTTGCTCCGCGTCGACCTGCCGCTCGCGTTGCCGGGCATCATGACCGGGCTGCGGCTGGCGACGGTGTCGACCGTGGCGTTGGTCACGGTCGGCGCGCTGATCGGCAAGGGCGGCCTGGGCAACCTGATCCTCGGCGGGTTCCGCAACAACTTCTTCAAGGCCGAGATCACCACCGGCACCATTCTGTGCGTACTCCTGGCGTTGGTGCTCGACCTGTTGCTGATCGGCGCCGGCCGGCTGCTCACCCCTTGGACCAGGAGAGCCCGTTGA
- a CDS encoding ABC transporter permease encodes MNIVHSAWIYLNDPLNWTNPGGILDRLGEHLTISAAAVAIGCVVAWPLGVWLGHAGRGGGLIVLVSDLTLAIPTVALLTILPLTALGFGQPPIIVALAVFAIPPLLANAYTGIRQVDPETRDAAKGMGLSGWQLLRRVELPLAVPYLAAGFRTAAVQVVATAALASYVNGGGLGQIIAEGFGLGISAAGGQILAGGVLVALLALLVEGILALIERLVTPAPLKPARRRADQEAIATGAAPRP; translated from the coding sequence TTGAACATCGTGCATTCGGCGTGGATCTATCTCAACGACCCGCTCAACTGGACCAACCCGGGCGGCATCCTCGACCGGCTCGGCGAGCACCTGACCATCTCGGCGGCCGCGGTCGCGATCGGCTGCGTGGTCGCCTGGCCACTGGGCGTGTGGCTGGGCCACGCTGGCCGCGGCGGCGGGCTCATCGTGCTGGTCTCCGACCTCACGCTGGCCATCCCGACGGTGGCGCTGCTGACGATCCTGCCGCTGACCGCGCTCGGGTTCGGCCAACCGCCGATCATCGTGGCGCTCGCCGTGTTCGCGATCCCGCCACTGCTCGCCAACGCGTACACGGGAATCAGGCAGGTCGACCCCGAGACGCGGGACGCGGCCAAGGGCATGGGGTTGTCCGGCTGGCAGCTGCTGCGCCGGGTCGAGCTGCCGCTGGCGGTGCCCTACCTGGCGGCCGGTTTCCGCACGGCGGCGGTGCAGGTGGTGGCGACGGCGGCGCTGGCCTCGTACGTCAACGGCGGTGGGCTCGGGCAGATCATCGCCGAAGGGTTCGGGCTGGGCATCTCGGCGGCCGGTGGGCAGATCCTCGCGGGCGGCGTGCTGGTCGCCCTGCTGGCGTTGCTGGTCGAAGGCATTCTGGCGCTGATCGAACGGCTGGTCACGCCGGCGCCGCTGAAGCCGGCCCGCCGCCGGGCCGACCAGGAGGCCATCGCGACGGGAGCCGCGCCGCGCCCGTAA